The window gggaatgtttcagtttctcctgcagaaacacagcaaatataagaagggaatgtttcagtttctcctgcagaaacaggaaatataagaagggaatgtttcagtttctcctgcagaaacacagcaaatataagaagggaatgattcagtttctcctgcagaaacacagcaaatataagaagggaatgattcagtttctcctgcagaaacaggaaatataagaagggaatgattcagtttctcctgcagaaacacagcaaatataagaagggaatgattcagtttctcctgcagaaacaggaaatataagaagggaatgattcagtttctcctgcagaaacacagcaaatataagaagggaatgtttcagtttctcctgcagaaacacagcaaatataagaagtgaatgattcagtttctcctgcagaaacacaggaaatataagaagggaatgattcagtttctcctgcagaaacaggaaatataagaagtgaatgattcagtttctcctgcagaaacacagcaaatataagaagggaatgattcagtttctcctgcagaaacaggaaatataagaagggaatgattcagtttctcctgcagaaacacagcaaatataagaagggaatgtttcagtttctcctgcagaaacacagcaaatataagaagggaatgtttcagtttctcctgcagaaacacagcaaatataagaagggaatgtttcagtttctcctgcagaaacacagcaaatataagaagggaatgattcagtttctcctgcagaaacagcaaatataagaagggaatgtttcagtttctcctgcagaaacacagcaaatataagaagggaatgtttcagtttctcctgcagaaacacagcaaatataagaagggaatgtttcagtttctcctgcagaaacacagcaaatataagaagggaatgattcagtttctcctgcagaaacacagcaaatataagaaggcaatgtttcagtttctcctgcagaaacacagcaaatataagaagggaatgtttcagtttctcctgcagaaacacagcaaatataagaagggaatgattcagtttctcctgcagaaacacagcaaatataagaagggaatgtttcagtttctcctgcagaaacaggaaatataagaagggaatgtttcagtttctcctgcagaaacagcaaatataagaagggaatgattcagtttctcctgcagaaacacagcaaatataagaagggaatgtttcagtttctcctgcagaaacacagcaaatataagaagggaatgattcagtttctcctgcagaaacacagcaaatataagaagggaatgtttcagtttctcctgcagaaacaggaaatataagaagggaatgtttcagtttctcctgcagaaacacagcaaatataagaagggaatgattcagtttctcctgcagaaacacagcaaatataagaagggaatgtttcagtttctcctgcagaaacacagcaaatataagaagggaatgattcagtttctcctgcagaaacacagcaaatataagaagggaatgattcagtttctcctgcagaaacacagcaaatataagaagggaatgtttcagtttctcctgcagaaacacagcaaatataagaagagaatgattcagtttctcctgcagaaacacagcaaatataagaagggaatgtttcagtttctcctgcagaaacacaagTGAAgtgataccaaagtattcttattgtttttatttgatggaaattaaaggaaaaactgaTCAGCTCCTCTCAGAGTGAAACCATGACAAAGTCTCCAGAAAAGACAGCTGATATTAAACTCCACAGCaggagtaaccatggtaactcaCCAGCCCCTCCCTCATTGGAGAATCCAGTCACTTGCAGAACGTAACCGTCATACTCAGCATCCACCTTAAAGGAGGAGTAACGAGCAAACACCTTTTTTCCTTCAAAGTCCTCCATGTCCACCAGCAGCTCGTAGTTTCGCTGGCGAGTCATCTGATGGATGTTCTCAAGAcctacagaaacacacacacacacacacacacacacacacacacacacacacacacacaggtttatATGTGTTATAAGGACGCTTGTCAGACCGGTTCTGTGGGTGTATTACAGGGACACCACTTTCTGAATGCTCTACAGAGCTGCTGAAGATATCAACAATTATATTTCAAGCCACAGAACAGAAAAGTCACttcaaaatgtgtttaaaatcaaCTCAAAAAATTACAACCTGATTTATTACCGACTCATGAGGACATAGATAATTAGAAGAGTAAGCCCCGCCTAGGATTTAACCTACATAATAAGGACCAACAAGAGTACCTTAACTTTATATCCTCACTTTACTCAGACCTGCTCCAGCTGGACATTATCAACTCTTCTTGACATTAAAAGGCATCCTGTGGAGGTTTGTCATTCCTCCCCTGACCTGTAGGTGGAGCTAACGCCACACATGTTACGCTACAGTCAAAGAACACGGACAGCCAGCAAAGTCACGTCTCACCGAGCCAGTACTCCCCAGCAGCGTTCCCAAAGCCCGTCTTGTACTGATCCCAGGGCCTGTAGAAGTTCACCGAGCCGTCCATCCTCCTCTGGAACACCTGGAAGCAAAGAAGCGtttgagggtctgagggtcaaGGCAGAACCTCAGAGAACACTCAGAGAACTGAGGTTCTCCGTTAACCGGCCGCGACTTCAGGTGGAGAACTCACCGTCCAGCGTCCTCCCTGAGAGTCCATGTCGCagtacacctgcacacacacacacacacacacacacaccatgtgTTCATGTGATCCAGACTTCATGGAGATTTTACACGTCTTTACGAGACAAAAAGCCCCAAAGAGACCCCAAAGGGCCCATAAAGGACCCCAAAGGGTCCCAAAGAAACCCCAAAGGACCCCAAAGGGTTCCAAAAAGACCCCAAAGGACCCCAAAGAGCCCCAAAGGATCCCAAAGAGACCCCAAAGGACCCGAAAGGGTTCCAAAGAAACCCCAAAGGACCCCAAAGGGTTCCAAAAAGACCCCAAAGGACCCCAAAGAGCCCCAAAGGGTCCCAAACAGACCCCAAAGGATCCCAAAAGAGACCCCAAAAGAGACCCCAAAAGACCCCAAAGGACCCCAAAGAGCCCCAAAGGATCCCAAAGAGCCCCAAAGAGACTCCAAAGGATCCCAAAGAGCCTCAAAGGACCCCAAAGAGCCCATACCGCCCCTACAGGAGTAAGAACCCACAGACTGAAAGCAGAAGGGAGGTTTGGGCTGCTGTGGCCCTTAGACGGGCCCCTCGGCCCACCTCCTTCCATGAGACTGTGAATAACAGCCCCTGCCTGGGCTTCACAGACAGGATGAGGGGTACCTGGACAGCAGATGTGGATCCGATGGGGTAGATGGTGTACACTCCGCTGGGTGTCTTGTTGTCGTGGTGGTGGATGTCGCTGCAGTCGACCGGCTGGAAGGTTTTACAGCTGATCATGGGCGgagccaggaggaggaggaggaggactgaTGGGAGCTGGAACAGAGGACATGAGGAGATTCTTACCGTCTGCCACCTGCTGCTGAGCAGCTTCAACGCACTTCAGACATTCTTTCATGTCTTTTCGGTTTCTTGCTGCTCCGAACGTGCTCAGCGGGTGGCGGTCCGACTGCAGGCAGGTTTTACTGCAGAGTCGCTGAGCTGGAAAACTGCACAACGTGATTTTTGACGTAGAAATAAATAAGAAGTTTCCTCTTTTTAGCTCACTTTGCTGCAGCACCACGTTTCGCCACACGTTCTGTATCCATGacgttctgctctgttctggaGGATCTGAGTGATTGGCAGAAGCAGGAAAAGGGGCGGGGCCAAACTCACCTGGACTAAAGTTAACTGTCTGTGAGTTAGTGATGCGTGAGACGACAGCCACTTGTCAGTAAGGTGGGGGTGCGAGGCGTAGACGAGatgatgcggacttcaaaaagcaaacttgatttattatttcaaaacaaagcgcggctgagccgggtgacaaaaactaaactgtgagaaaacaaaacatcccTGTGACCGAGAAAAATCAAAGAACTTGACTTGACATGATAATATTTAACTTGGTGTGAAGGATATTGACgggtaggatctggcaaagtgaatgaggaaacctggaaactaaatactgacggagtgataggtgagtgagtgcagctgaggggaaaaacacggGTGGCGTGAATGAGGGTGAtggcagagcagcagaaactgtggggaaaacatggctaaactaaatactGGATCTGGACCAGAAAACTAAGGCGtgagaaaaaactaaaacatggcaaaactaagaagTAAACAATGAAAAACATGGCGAAAACCCCCAGACATGGCAGCACTCATGTGAAAGCTCCCCTTCCTGAAACCCAGTGTCGCTGCTCCATCAGGTCAGAAATGCAGTGCATTGCTTCCTTACAGGGATAAAAGGAGTCACTCACTTCAGACTGTGGGGGAGTGCTCAGGATCTGCTTATTTCACACTAATACAGAGTTATCTGTTCTACATCTACAAGTTTGTTCATAACGATGGTTCCGACATGTTTAAAGTTCTGGATCCATTTGGAATTCAAACACTTATGGGAAGATTAAgatctggacagagcaaatccATCCAAGACCCAAACATCTGAGTCTGTTTAACACGACTCGACCCAGATCTGCTAACAGCACCGATCCCAAGTTCTGAAATATTGTCCCGAGGCTTTAAAGAGCTCAATAAGGTCCAAACTCACCTTCATCATCTCAGCTGTGTTGAAGTGACGGAGGCGGATGTCCGTCTGGATCTCTGCTGAGCTGCTGAATCCACAACATAAAGCAATGATCAGGGTTCAGAGACAGACTGCCACTCTGTGTAAAGTCATCCCGCTCGGGGCTCACCTGTGTGAACTCACCTGCAGCTGGAACTGAACTCTCCACACGAACGCCTGTCAGCTCTCAGACTTCACTGCTTATACCTGCAGAAGGTGGCCAGGGGGCACAGCGGCCGACCAATCAGAAGCCAGGTGGCACCGCGGCCGACCAATCAGAAGCCAGGTGGCACAGCGGCCGACCAATCAGAAGCCATCTCCTCACCGCTGTGACTGTAAAGGTGGGACTTTAGTTCACCACAAAGTTTCTGCATCAGTGGAAACTAAAGGTGTGGCAGTCAGTCACAAACGGGTCAAACTGGATTGACAGAGAGCTGGTTGTGCTGACAGAGTGacagaggtgcatcatgggagctcccccagcaggctgggcctatcgcagcagaactatgggatgctTCAGGGTCACTTTATTCAGGGTCAGAACGATCTCTGCCAAGCTGATAACGGAAGATGCTCAGACACGGTGCTGAGCAGAGATTGGGTTTTGGCCACGTACGCACAGAATGTTTTCAGGAAGTATAAAGGAGCCTCATGATCTGTTATCGTCAGGAACTCTGAGTATGCTGCCATGTGACATGTTTCTGTGTTGTTCCTGTTGATAAATTCCCAGAAGAGGCTGCAAAGGTGACAGCGGCGCAATCCATCCCTTGACTGTCTTCGGTCCCTTTTTACTGCTTTTTATATGATTAATGCACACCAATTTATTTAGTACCTCGATCGGGAATGGTGTGCTATtacgtttggctctcattagtcgaaaggaattccggcaaaatgggcaaaagtgggaaaattgtggatgggaaaatgcattaaaCCTTTCTGCTATTAAAGTGTTAATTATTTCTTTACACTGTGACTTTAAAACTATTAAAATAGCTGTTTTTCATGAGGAAACCACTCACAGCCTCCAGATTTATGAATCAATTAACAGGTTCAAACTTCTCTGGGCagggggctgcagagtgcagcaaaggggaccacctacgtggacccatccgctgcACCCAGCAGAACACACCCGTCCTCAGAACCCtaggtgtgtgaatgtgtgctgtgtacaggagccagaagggagaggggtatggggagagagaagaccgggggagagaggctcccccggagagggcagccaCATGATGGCTGCAATAGGCACCCCTGTTTCCTGGGACCCGCCACAGAGCAGAAGGGTCCGATGTTAACCGGGTCCAGGGTCATATACCTCATTCTAAAATCAGCAGGACGTTGGTGAAGGGTTAGTCTCTGTCTGTAAGCTGGCTGAGGACACGCCATCATGCTGCTGTGCAGAGTTACACTGTGTtaacctgcgttagctgtgtttacctgcgttagttgcgtttacctgcgtaagctgcgtttacctggtggattggcagtgcttgtcaacaacagatggtgtcacccaggacatgttactgtgaagagtcgtatctgcagtcctgacattgaactattggcagtaagttttcgtccatattatttgccaagagagttcaccagtgttgttttggtggctgtttacattccaccctcagctgttgccgacactgcatgtgatgtcatcagttccgttgttgctaagatacagactcaacaccccaattcttttgtggcaatatctggtgattttaatcatgcctcactctctgctacactgccaacttttcaacagtttgtcagctgctctaccagagaaaacaagacattggatttgttttacacaaatgtcaaggattcatacatttccaaatcaagacctcccctgggaaaatcagatcacaaccttgtttttctctgttcagcatataaaccccttgtccagagactacctgtcataaaaaggactgttagaaagtggtcacatgaagctgaagaagccttacagggttgttttgatgcaactgattggatttctctttgtaagccacatggagaggacattaatgccatgactgagtgtgtgactgactatataaacttctgtgtggacaacaccatccccaccagaacagtgagatgcttccctaataacaaaccctggatcaccagtgagctaaaggaactattgaacaagaaaaaaagagcctttagggagcgagacagggagttactgaggagtatacagaagcagctcaaagtcaagataagagagagcaaggaggtgtatagaaagaagcttgagagtaaactgcagaggaacaatatcagagatgtgtggtcaggaatgaagaagatcacaggcctcaagcagagggaggatcggatggatggaagtctggacagagcaaatgagctgaacacattcttcaacaggttcagttcaggaacaagctcaccatcctcccctcctgttcccagccaaagagacatcccaccctcctctgacccacagctttcctgtaacatctccacctccacctcagtcatggattcttctgcttccactagtttgtcatcaacccaatcaggagatgctgctgtcccctttgcctccccctcccacttttctgtttctagaagtcaggtgaagaggcagttggaaagactgaaccggaacaaggctgcaggtccagatggtgtcagcccccgagtcctgaaggcctgtgcagagcagctctgtgggattctgcaacaccttttcaaccttagcttgacccaagagaaggtaccactgttgtggaagacatcctgtctggttccggtaccaaagaaaacccacccttcagtcatcaatgactacagacctgtttccctgacatcccacatcatgaaggtcctggagagactcctgttgacccacctgtgtaagcaaaccagcacatatcaggaccccctgcagtttgcttatcgccatggagttggagttgaagacgctatcatacacctgcttcaacaaacccactgtcatctggataaagcaggcagcactgtgaggatcatgttctttgatttctccagtgcatttaacacaatccagcctgatctgcttagtctgaaactccagaagactcaggtggaggcctcaacaatcacctggattaatgactacctgacaaacagaccacagtttgtcagactgaagaactgtgtgtctaaccaggtgatcagcagcacaggagcaccacaggggactgtactctcaccattccttttcactctgtacacttcagacttccagtacaagtcagactcctgtcatctacagaaatattcagatgactctgcagttgtcgggtgtatcagagatggacaagaagctgagtacagagagctggtggaccgctttgtggcatggtgtgggaacaatcatctcatcttgaatgttaacaaaacaaaggagatgattgtagatttcaggagaaacagggtcagatcaaaccctgtttccatcatgggagaagaagtggaggtggttgaggaatataaataccttggtgttcatgtggacaacagactggactggagacacaacagtgaagcaatctacaagaaaggacagagcagactgtacttcttgaggaagctaaggtccttcaaggtttgcaacaagatgttgcagatcttctacaagtctgttgttgagagcgtcatttcctcttgcgtcatctgttggggcagcagcatcagaaccagggacctaaaaagactcaacaacctgataaagaaggctggttctgttctggggacgactgtggaacctctggagacaataatgcaaagaaggattttgcataaaatcaagagaattatggacaaccctgaacatcctctccatgagactgttatcagaaaacagagtctcttcagtcaaaggcttcttcagtttggatgcaaaacggaccgctacaggaaatctttcctgcccacagccatcagcatctataataactctttgatttaattgagctacatcaacatttaatttccctctgggataaataaagtattttgaattgaattgaattgaattacctgcgttagctgcatttacctgcgttagctgcgtttacctacattagctgtgtttacctgcgttagctgcgtttacctgcgttaggctgtgtttacctgcgttagccgGGTTTACctgtgttagctgtgtttacctgcgttagctgcgtttacctgcgttagctgcgtttacctccgTTAGGCTGCGTtaagctgcgtttacctgcgttaggctgtgtttacctgcgttagccgggtttacctgcgttagctgtgtttacctgcgttaagcctgattcttactcagCGCAACCGCgtaactgttctggctcgagaacaattaatgacgtcatcgaaagagccagccccttcacagttccttcagctcataagcgcagtttgcgccgagtatgcgtcacatttgcagttctctccagaccagcgggcgtcactgttgaggaaacaagctgaagaaccggacgaagaaaagcatacgaagaaagcatacacaatgccacctgtggtgtcacgtcagcagaggctggcacatctgatgcagaatgaatttactctgggtgtagaactgtatatgtatctcagagctaagcggctgcggcaaaaacagaagagaaggtggaatgttcgtcctttgcaacaagacgaactttgtcaaacgttgtcaaacgttgtcctggctttgggacaacgttgtcccagtgtaacttcatagacgtgtcgtacagatgtttgaagaggcgcaccctctcggtcaccgcggtctctgcagtgttcatgtttcctttctcttggtcagctgtttccggttgagcttgcgcgaagtcagaaaaaaagttgtgtgcgcgcccttgcgacgcgcgaggattttttagcttgcgacgaggggcgtggcggaattttgggtcacgtgaccgtttgcgccatttgcgaccagctagtaagaatggggttgcgccgagtaagaatcaggcttcagccgggtttacctgcgttagctgcatttacctgtgttagctgtgtttacctgcattaggctgtgtttacctgtgttagctgcgtttacctacgttagctgtgtttacctgcgttagctgtgtttacctacgttagctgtgtttacctacgttagctgtgtttacctacgttagctgcgtttacctacattagctgtgtttacctgcgttagctgtgtttacctacgttagctgcgtttacctacattagctgtgtttacctgcgttagctgcgtttacctacaTTAGcggtgtttacctgcgttagctgtgtttacctacgttagctgcgtttacctacattagctgtgtttacctgcgttagctgtgtttacctacgttagctgcgtttacctacaTTAGCTGTGTTTACATGCGTTAGCTGCCATCACCACCTGGACACCTGCTGTGTGAttaaaagctgcagtctgcaactctttttcaagcataatgcctggaactgtccggggattctgaaagtagtacattaaataccccaatacaaaaaaaaattagttctctaggtcccctatatgtcccgctaggtccctccaaagccctCTGACAAAGTCCCTcctaaaaggtaaccaatcaggtttacgagctgggctctgctgcctgtcaatcaccgattgtgcacgcgcgatacaaggtaggctcgtccccacgcttatttatctggactattgaacttcattacgggctagtctacttactgtgtcttcgatatcgcaaatgacaggtgagttgatgaatgaggagtcgtgtaagcgcatctggcgtgcacgtctacgtgcacgagttctcatgtgttttgatggggcgggacaggaagttgaataactttttatttttcggttaaaaaataagcatttcttgcattttgcgactacggaggtcaccgttttcaacttcaagcgttctgatacaACAACCctccaggggcccgttgcacaaaagtaggatttagacatccaggatgagttacttagccaggttcaaggaatccaaaacatgggcgcccaggcttagttggttgcacaaaggccaagccaggatgagcagacacggattcattaagccaggtgaaaccgatcctGGATAaatgctgcacacggctttcttaaacagaccccacgatcgatcatagattcactgattcaccatggcaacaagggcggcgtatttcttcccagcggagcaagaattattaatggaagcatatgaagaggtgaaggagaaaataaaacaaaaaggaaatactgccagttaaaaaacaaagggagcaagcgtggcaaaccattgctgaccgcctgaatgcgtaagtagtgcacaaatacacactcaccactccactgaaatatcacaattaggctacaatccaaataaaatgttaattaacatatcgtcaccttcctaaaataatcgcccaactcatttttttacatcaaaggtgtggtccaaaaaatgcctaagtcatttatttaatcttagtttttatgaaaaacaataagtgttctTATGTCACGGATCCTTTGATGcatacttactgactgaaatgattattttatgctataatttaacttttggggggagttttttgtgtttcctgaaaaacctgaaaaaatgacttatgcgattattttaggaaggtgacgatatttgaaaagatatttgtagcctactttgattatgaataagttgaaattgagtgcatgtgagtgaaactatctaaaattaactccatgctcctccactgtttcattgtgtgtgtgcgtgtgtttttgtgcgtgtagatttaacatgactgggccaaaacggacatgacagaaagtcaaagtgaaatataagaacatcctgcagaatggtaagtcccctgacaaatacttaacaa of the Odontesthes bonariensis isolate fOdoBon6 chromosome 23, fOdoBon6.hap1, whole genome shotgun sequence genome contains:
- the LOC142373977 gene encoding microfibril-associated glycoprotein 4-like, producing MMKLPSVLLLLLLAPPMISCKTFQPVDCSDIHHHDNKTPSGVYTIYPIGSTSAVQVYCDMDSQGGRWTVFQRRMDGSVNFYRPWDQYKTGFGNAAGEYWLGLENIHQMTRQRNYELLVDMEDFEGKKVFARYSSFKVDAEYDGYVLQVTGFSNEGGAGDGLLRHNGMKFSTFDKDQDIWSGNCAKSFLGAWWYDQCHSANPNGVYRWGADKTLYAVGVEWKLWKEHDYSLKAISMKIRPVK